The Fibrobacter sp. UWR2 region TGGCGGATGTGGCAAGTGCTTCCACCTGCAGTTTAACGGTGGCAACCATGCGAACGATGTGAAGGCCACACACAAGGCGCTCAAGGGCAAGCACATGATCGTGATGGCATCCAACATCGGTTACGACGTGGAAGCCGGCCAGTACGACATGCTGGTGCCGGGCGGTGGCGTGGGTGCGTTCAACGCGCTCTCTACGCAGATTGGCGTGCCTGCTAGCGGTCTCGGTGCAAACGGTGGCGGATTCCTCACCGAATGCCAGCAGAGCCTCGGCTGGGACAACACTGTGGAAGCCTACCAGCAGTGCGTGCTCGATAAGTGCGACCAGGTGTTCAAGGATTGGCCGAACCTTTTGCGCGGCTGCCGCTGGTATGCCGAATGGTACATGGCCGCCGACAACCCGACTTACAACTGGGAAGAAGTTGAATGCCCGCAGTACCTGGTGGACCACTACACGACGACCTTCAATACGACTTTGGAAAACCGTTGGCGTTGGAAGGACGACTGGTCCGATTACAAGAAGGGTGATGTGCTCGATACAGTTTATTGCTGGAAGGATGGCGAAAACCCGAACGACCCGAACGGCAGGGGCGCCGGCTGCGCTCCGTAACGAGGTCTTATGAAACGTAAGTTGTTCAAGACGATAGTTGCGGCCGGTGCGGTCGCCATGATATGCGCCTGCAGTGACGATCCGTCGTCTCCGGATAATCAGCAGCCTGGCCTTTCGAGTGCGGTGATTGACCCGACATCCAGTGCGGCAGTCAACCCGAACTCCAGTGCAGTTGTTCCCGGCTCGAGCGCTGCGGTGAACCCTGGTTCTTCGACGAATCCGGTTGACCCGACATCTAGCACGGCAGTGGAACCGACTTCTAGCGGCTCCGTTGTTCCGGGTTCCAGCGCCAGCATCGACCCGAACTCCAGCGAGACAGTCCCTGTCAGCAGTTCCGGCGCGGTCCCGCTCGACGATAACGGATTCCCGACGATTGAATCTTACGGCCCGCCTCCGGCCGAATACACCAAGGACATTAGCGCTACGGCCCCGCGTGGCTGGAATACGCGTTACTGGGACGCCTGCAAGCCGCACTGCTCCTGGCTTAAGGAAAGCGATAACGATAAGACTCGCGCAGACATATCTTCTAACGAGGCTTATCAATCCACCTTTGGCACGGCGCGTAACTGCAACATCCACGATGTGGAAGTCCCCACCTTTACTTTGGGAAACGTAACAAAGTCCTGGTTCGGTTACGAAGGTACCAGAAGCGCCTGTGGCGACGAAAAAGAAAAGGGCGTGTTCACCTGTACCGACATGGCTCCTATTGCCGTGAACGACACTCTTGCTTACGCATACGTTGCTGGCACCGCCGACAGCAGGTGCGGCAAGTGTTATCACTTGCAGTACGATGGCCATTTCAAGGATGAGTTCGAGCAGAACCCGCCCAAGGCGACCCATAAGGCCCTTAAGGGTAAGCACCTGGTGGTGATGGCCTCTAACATCGGTAACGATGTGGCTGGCGGTAACGCTAACTTGCCTGCAGGCCAGTTCGACTTGATGGTGCCGGGTGGCGGCGTGGGCGCCTTTGACGCTCTCTCTACCCAGGTGAACAAGGGCGCCGGTTTTAACTGGGGCGCTGGTTTTGGCGGGTTCCTTACGGAATGCCAGAAAAACACGAACTGCGGTACCGAAGGCTCCCTGGAATGTTACCAGACTTGCGTCAAGGATATGTGCGATGCCGCTTTTGCTGATGGTGGCCTGCCGAACCTGTTGCGCGGTTGCTACTGGTTTGCCGACTGGTATATGGCTGCTGACAATCCGACTTACTACATCGAAGAAGTGGAATGCCCGCAGTACCTGATTGACCATTACTCGAGCCGAATCAACACCACAAACGAAACCAACATCAAGAAGGTGACGGACTGGTCTACGTTCAAGGAAGGCGACGTGCTCGACACGCTCCATTGCTGGAAGGCGGGCGAAGCTCCCCCGGAAAACGGCTGGACGAACCCGAGCGCCGGTTGCTTGAACGAGTAAGCTTGAAAAATTCTGGATGCGTAAAGAAAGGGTCCGCCGTTACCGGCGGGCCCTTTGGGTTGGTTATGGAGGAACTCTTTAGAACTGCTCGAAGAACTCGTGGACCGCTTCGGGTACCCAGGTGCTTTCCCAGTTCCAGCCGACGCCCATATTGCCGGTGTCGTGTGCGGTCCACTGGTGGTCTCCCGGCCAGCTGCACCACTTGACGGGGAAGCGTTCGTCAACGTTCTTGAAGTCGTAGCACACGTGCCCCGTGTTGCCCTGGA contains the following coding sequences:
- a CDS encoding glycosyl hydrolase family 5, producing MKRKLFKTIVAAGAVAMICACSDDPSSPDNQQPGLSSAVIDPTSSAAVNPNSSAVVPGSSAAVNPGSSTNPVDPTSSTAVEPTSSGSVVPGSSASIDPNSSETVPVSSSGAVPLDDNGFPTIESYGPPPAEYTKDISATAPRGWNTRYWDACKPHCSWLKESDNDKTRADISSNEAYQSTFGTARNCNIHDVEVPTFTLGNVTKSWFGYEGTRSACGDEKEKGVFTCTDMAPIAVNDTLAYAYVAGTADSRCGKCYHLQYDGHFKDEFEQNPPKATHKALKGKHLVVMASNIGNDVAGGNANLPAGQFDLMVPGGGVGAFDALSTQVNKGAGFNWGAGFGGFLTECQKNTNCGTEGSLECYQTCVKDMCDAAFADGGLPNLLRGCYWFADWYMAADNPTYYIEEVECPQYLIDHYSSRINTTNETNIKKVTDWSTFKEGDVLDTLHCWKAGEAPPENGWTNPSAGCLNE